From Vitis vinifera cultivar Pinot Noir 40024 chromosome 5, ASM3070453v1, the proteins below share one genomic window:
- the LOC104879234 gene encoding heavy metal-associated isoprenylated plant protein 35 has product MASTVAVAAAAAEEPSEQPLKYKTWVLKVSIHCQGCKTKVKKVLQSIDGVYTINIDQKLHKVTVTGNVDVETLIKKLLKTGKPAEMWPEKPSGKEKKSGKGKNKSKENDPKSEENCSDGSPPADAVLKLASAQKHGGESSDDQEKELKNGGKAPEKAPASDHPPAVEHKGSESGCGTGKSGGGKKKKKKGQKGNNTQGGPPGSQLSGVPAGTGSPAHNPGTDQVMGTVNLSPTRQEPCPYPPTFFPHPVYVASYSTAHPSISPYPYTFEIFSDENPNSCSII; this is encoded by the exons atGGCTTCAACAGTAGCAGTAGCAGCAGCTGCAGCTGAAGAACCCTCTGAGCAACCCCTGAAATATAAG ACATGGGTTTTGAAAGTTTCCATCCACTGCCAAGGTTGCAAGACTAAAGTGAAGAAAGTTCTGCAGAGCATTGATG GTGTTTATACAATAAACATTGACCAAAAGCTACACAAAGTTACAGTTACTGGCAACGTCGACGTGGAGACCCTTATTAAGAAGCTGTTGAAGACTGGGAAACCCGCCGAGATGTGGCCAGAGAAGCCCTCCGGCAAAGAGAAAAAGTCCGGCAAGGGCAAgaacaaaagcaaagagaatgacccaaaaagtgaagaaaattgCAGCGATGGCAGCCCACCAGCGGACGCCGTCCTGAAGCTTGCCTCTGCTCAGAAGCATGGAGGTGAATCAAGTGATGATCAAGAGAAAGAGTTGAAAAATGGCGGGAAGGCGCCGGAAAAAGCTCCGGCCAGCGACCATCCGCCAGCGGTCGAGCACAAGGGCAGTGAAAGTGGTTGTGGTACGGGAAAAAGCGGTGGCggtaaaaagaagaaaaagaaagggcaAAAAGGTAATAATACTCAGGGTGGTCCACCGGGTTCACAGCTAAGTGGTGTACCTGCAGGCACTGGATCTCCAGCTCACAATCCGGGTACGGATCAAGTAATGGGCACGGTGAATCTCAGCCCTACACGTCAGGAACCGTGCCCGTACCCGCCAACCTTTTTCCCCCACCCGGTTTATGTTGCCAGTTACAGTACGGCCCACCCTAGCATAAGCCCTTATCCTTACACTTTCGAGATTTTCAGCGACGAAAACCCGAATAGCTGTTCCATTATATAA
- the LOC100244170 gene encoding probable protein phosphatase 2C 40 isoform X1 gives MIRLPKIMEEELMDSPKGDIKVSFGYQCNGNNGITCEVSNGYEIMPRINVRRTSSFSCLSGAALSANATLANTNICNGLIGAEKLPSWDSPNSFRRVPSSPSLSKLDILSSSLQSSLSNLSCSPSTQSEALENDSYSLKSMSAPSRSDGFLNAMEVQVAGGAAGEDRVQAVCSEENGWLFCAIYDGFNGRDAADFLAGTLYETIVCYFNLLDWESEQEFVRTSNGLGLDGSLQNILDDGNLSHVEKIVSKFDSSKDIGVDNFTRKGPCAKMEVISDSFRHRVLDSLQRSLSQAEHDFLYMVEQEMEDRPDLVSVGSCVLVVLLIGNDLYTVNLGDSRAVLATYTKDYMNEDERLKAIQLTDSHTVDNEVERNQLLCDHPDDPSVIVGGRVKGKLKVTRALGVGYLKQKKLNDALMGILRVRNLLSPPYISTQPSLNVHNISKSDHFVIVGSDGLFDFFSNDEAVELVHSYILTNPSGDPAKFLLEQLVLRAANCAGFSMEELMSIPAGRRRKYHDDVTVIVIILGTNHRTSKASTCL, from the exons ATGATCAGGCTG CCAAAAATCATGGAAGAAGAACTAATGGACAGTCCTAAAGGAGATATTAAAGTAAGTTTTGGCTATCAATGTAATGGCAACAATGGTATCACTTGTGAGGTTTCCAATGGATATGAAATCATGCCTAGGATTAATGTCCGAAGAACCAGCAGTTTCTCTTGCTTATCTGGGGCTGCCTTAAGCGCCAATGCCACATTGGCAAACACAAATATCTGCAATGGTTTAATTGGGGCAGAAAAACTTCCTAGTTGGGATTCCCCCAATTCATTTCGCAGGGTTCCCTCTTCACCATCCCTTTCAAAGTTGGATATCTTATCATCTTCTCTACAAAGTAGTCTGTCAAATTTAAGTTGCAGTCCATCCACACAAAGTGAGGCTCTTGAAAATGATTCCTATTCATTGAAATCCATGAGTGCTCCTTCCAGAAGTGATGGTTTCCTAAATGCTATGGAAGTTCAAGTGGCAGGTGGAGCTGCTGGTGAAGACAGAGTTCAAGCTGTTTGTTCTGAAGAAAATGGGTGGCTTTTTTGTGCAATCTATGATGGATTCAATGGAAGAGATGCAGCTGATTTTCTGGCTGGAACATTGTATGAAACTATTGTATGCTACTTTAATTTATTGGACTGGGAATCAGAACAGGAGTTTGTTAGAACTTCCAATGGTTTAGGTTTGGATGGTTCCCTCCAAAATATTCTAGATGATGGTAATTTAAGCCATGTggaaaaaattgtttcaaaatttgACAGCAGCAAGGATATAGGTGTTGACAATTTCACCAGGAAAGGACCATGTGCCAAAATGGAAGTGATATCTGATTCGTTTAGGCATAGAGTGCTTGATAGCCTCCAACGTTCTCTCAGTCAGGCAGAACATGATTTCTTATACATGGTTGAGCAGGAAATGGAAGATCGCCCTGATTTAGTGTCTGTTGGGTCTTGTGTTTTGGTTGTGCTTCTCATAGGAAACGATTTGTACACAGTGAATTTAGGAGACAGTAGAGCTGTATTGGCAACATATACTAAAGATTACATGAATGAGGATGAGAGATTGAAAGCCATCCAGCTCACAGACAGTCATACTGTTGATAATGAAGTTGAAAGAAATCAGCTTCTATGTGATCATCCTGATGATCCCTCAGTAATTGTTGGTGGGAGagtaaaaggaaaattgaaGGTTACTCGTGCATTGGGAGTTGGTTACCTGAAACAG AAAAAACTGAATGATGCTTTGATGGGTATTCTTCGAGTTCGGAACCTCTTAAGTCCTCCATATATCTCTACACAGCCATCATTGAATGTCCACAATATCTCAAAGTCCGATCATTTTGTTATAGTTGGGAGTGATGGTTTGTTTGACTTCTTCAGCAATGATGAGGCGGTAGAGCTTGTCCATTCTTATATTTTGACCAATCCTTCTGGTGATCCAGCAAAGTTTCTATTGGAACAGCTAGTACTGAGAGCAGCAAATTGTGCAG GTTTCAGTATGGAAGAATTAATGAGTATCCCAGCTGGTAGGAGAAGGAAATACCATGATGATGTGACTGTAATTGTGATCATCCTTGGAACAAATCACCGCACTTCAAAGGCATCAACTTgcctataa
- the LOC100244170 gene encoding probable protein phosphatase 2C 40 isoform X2, whose amino-acid sequence MEEELMDSPKGDIKVSFGYQCNGNNGITCEVSNGYEIMPRINVRRTSSFSCLSGAALSANATLANTNICNGLIGAEKLPSWDSPNSFRRVPSSPSLSKLDILSSSLQSSLSNLSCSPSTQSEALENDSYSLKSMSAPSRSDGFLNAMEVQVAGGAAGEDRVQAVCSEENGWLFCAIYDGFNGRDAADFLAGTLYETIVCYFNLLDWESEQEFVRTSNGLGLDGSLQNILDDGNLSHVEKIVSKFDSSKDIGVDNFTRKGPCAKMEVISDSFRHRVLDSLQRSLSQAEHDFLYMVEQEMEDRPDLVSVGSCVLVVLLIGNDLYTVNLGDSRAVLATYTKDYMNEDERLKAIQLTDSHTVDNEVERNQLLCDHPDDPSVIVGGRVKGKLKVTRALGVGYLKQKKLNDALMGILRVRNLLSPPYISTQPSLNVHNISKSDHFVIVGSDGLFDFFSNDEAVELVHSYILTNPSGDPAKFLLEQLVLRAANCAGFSMEELMSIPAGRRRKYHDDVTVIVIILGTNHRTSKASTCL is encoded by the exons ATGGAAGAAGAACTAATGGACAGTCCTAAAGGAGATATTAAAGTAAGTTTTGGCTATCAATGTAATGGCAACAATGGTATCACTTGTGAGGTTTCCAATGGATATGAAATCATGCCTAGGATTAATGTCCGAAGAACCAGCAGTTTCTCTTGCTTATCTGGGGCTGCCTTAAGCGCCAATGCCACATTGGCAAACACAAATATCTGCAATGGTTTAATTGGGGCAGAAAAACTTCCTAGTTGGGATTCCCCCAATTCATTTCGCAGGGTTCCCTCTTCACCATCCCTTTCAAAGTTGGATATCTTATCATCTTCTCTACAAAGTAGTCTGTCAAATTTAAGTTGCAGTCCATCCACACAAAGTGAGGCTCTTGAAAATGATTCCTATTCATTGAAATCCATGAGTGCTCCTTCCAGAAGTGATGGTTTCCTAAATGCTATGGAAGTTCAAGTGGCAGGTGGAGCTGCTGGTGAAGACAGAGTTCAAGCTGTTTGTTCTGAAGAAAATGGGTGGCTTTTTTGTGCAATCTATGATGGATTCAATGGAAGAGATGCAGCTGATTTTCTGGCTGGAACATTGTATGAAACTATTGTATGCTACTTTAATTTATTGGACTGGGAATCAGAACAGGAGTTTGTTAGAACTTCCAATGGTTTAGGTTTGGATGGTTCCCTCCAAAATATTCTAGATGATGGTAATTTAAGCCATGTggaaaaaattgtttcaaaatttgACAGCAGCAAGGATATAGGTGTTGACAATTTCACCAGGAAAGGACCATGTGCCAAAATGGAAGTGATATCTGATTCGTTTAGGCATAGAGTGCTTGATAGCCTCCAACGTTCTCTCAGTCAGGCAGAACATGATTTCTTATACATGGTTGAGCAGGAAATGGAAGATCGCCCTGATTTAGTGTCTGTTGGGTCTTGTGTTTTGGTTGTGCTTCTCATAGGAAACGATTTGTACACAGTGAATTTAGGAGACAGTAGAGCTGTATTGGCAACATATACTAAAGATTACATGAATGAGGATGAGAGATTGAAAGCCATCCAGCTCACAGACAGTCATACTGTTGATAATGAAGTTGAAAGAAATCAGCTTCTATGTGATCATCCTGATGATCCCTCAGTAATTGTTGGTGGGAGagtaaaaggaaaattgaaGGTTACTCGTGCATTGGGAGTTGGTTACCTGAAACAG AAAAAACTGAATGATGCTTTGATGGGTATTCTTCGAGTTCGGAACCTCTTAAGTCCTCCATATATCTCTACACAGCCATCATTGAATGTCCACAATATCTCAAAGTCCGATCATTTTGTTATAGTTGGGAGTGATGGTTTGTTTGACTTCTTCAGCAATGATGAGGCGGTAGAGCTTGTCCATTCTTATATTTTGACCAATCCTTCTGGTGATCCAGCAAAGTTTCTATTGGAACAGCTAGTACTGAGAGCAGCAAATTGTGCAG GTTTCAGTATGGAAGAATTAATGAGTATCCCAGCTGGTAGGAGAAGGAAATACCATGATGATGTGACTGTAATTGTGATCATCCTTGGAACAAATCACCGCACTTCAAAGGCATCAACTTgcctataa